The stretch of DNA tgagaaacgGTTTGTCCTTCTGTGCTCAGGCATTCAAGCTGCCCTTCCtaggcacattacaaactttttgtttgctcaatttggtttttatcgatggtgtaatggatcagaatgtttacttgaacatcctgaaggaaagtatgaagcaaagtgtcaacaaaatgtgatggaatcgaAGATTCAAGTTATGctaagacaatgacccagagctcaagacatgtAAAGTTcgtacatggttacattacaattgctccaaagttattgatattccttcaCAATTATCCGACATCAATCTCAGTAAAAAACTGAGAAGGTTATctatgtaggaaatttagaaaccattaaatttctaaaaataacgatttttaagCCACTTGaacgaaaaattaatgaatattccttccgaatacacaaaaaaaagtcgtagatatggctaaagacagctaaaaatagttgcaatgaacaagggataccatactaatgatggaattcggaaattggccaacgccttcgaaatcgagttgagattccaaccagcgtacgattatgagtttgggTCAAGTTTCATACAtcagcacatacattcgccattttcagagaaataaaaaccattattctgaaaacagaaacCTTTTatctctcatatgacactatgattttatctatagaatatacttctaggcgctttggatttttttcctttttcacattggtaccaagacgggtctatggtactaggtgaggccgtttcgtcactaagttggttaggggagcggtatatgaaaacagtacggaagaaagcagaaggggaattatttccttgaagcgtgaaagagacagactgatcacgagcgagcttgggcacaagcgtattgtgttttgtttacaaacaaaacacagtagacttccaagacggctgaagagtggttttagcaatttggcccaccttaggatatacttctacgcgccttgattgGTACAACCCTACTGATTGCTTGGTTATCTTTTCTTATTTTTGcattattggcaacactgaaaatTTTGACGTAACAAACACTCTGACGAAACACTCTCTGTTGTTAATCAAAAAGTCTCAGATCATAAACTTCATAAACTGCTGGATCAGTGTTTTTGATTTTCTACTGCAAATAACTACAAATCTGTATTgtatttacataaaaatgaaatattgtCGAACTTGTGGAGAGCCACCTGGGGATCAGAACCAGCTTTCCGAAGATTTACAGGAATATTCCGATATATTTTACAATCTCACCTCCATCAGAGTAAGTGCACTATTTACGTGGGAAAGTGTCGATTAGTACATCATATATTTTATAGCTTACACCAGAAGAAGATCCTAATGGCCAAAGAATATGTAAAAATTGCCATTCCAAACTGCTGGAGTACAATGATTTCCGAAGTACTTGTATACAGGTGCACCACAGGCTGACTAACATTGTGAAGTTACAATTCAAAATTTCTTCAGTATTCAATGATAACCGTTAACTATTGTAGAAAAAAGAATTACAACCGGAGAAAACCCAAAATGAAGAGTTAGCAGAGCAGCACCCATTTGCAGAGATATTGAAAACAGAGTTGATAGAAAATAATGCCGAGGTTGACAAATGCGATGAGCCTGCAGAGGTTAACGAAAGTGTGGATTCGGACCATGAAACTTACATTTGTGAAATGGTTTCGGCATCATCATCAACGTCGGAAGAAAAAAGTGATTCGGAGGATGAAAAACCAAGAACAAGAACAAAGAATTCGAAACATCAACCCAAAAGCAAAATTACGGTGTATAGTTGTAACCTGTGCGACAAAAAGTTTCACACTGAAATAAGATACCAGGGTCACCTGAGAGTACACCAGGGTTTAAAGCCAGCTCTGTGCACGTACTGCGGGAAGGATTTTATGGAATATCGCAATTTGAAGTTGCATATAGCACAGAAGCATTCAAGCGAGAAGGTGAAATATCCGTGTGATTTTGCCGGCTGTGGATTGGCTTTCACTACCAAGCGAGGAATGGTCGTTCACAAAAGAAGACACGATCCAAACTATGTTTTACAAAAAACCAAGCAGCGCTGTGTTTGTGATCAATGTGGGAAGAGCTTTTTTGATAGTGCGACACTGAAGGTAGGTAGACTAAGCATGGATTTGCCTTTTTTCATGTTCTATAACGATTTTCAGGTACATAGTTATACCCATACTGGGAACATGCCTTTCGAATGTAAGATTTGCAACAAACGAATGCCCACAGCGCAAAAATTAAAGGAGCACACAATGAGACATGAGGTATATAAATGGGATTCTACTGGGATTTAAAAATTCGGAATCTGAGATGCTAATTGAATTACATTACACAGGGAATCAAGAACCACGTTTGTCCTCACTGTGGTTTGAAGAAGACTACACGATACGAATTGAAGGTTCACATGAATACGCACACAGGGGAGAAGCAGTACCCTTGTCGGTTTTGCGCGCAGTCCTTCAACTCAGTAGGTTAGTGTGAATCCTCGCGAATCAATTACTTATCAATCAATACTTATTTTGTTTGATATCATTACAGGCAACATGAGTCGCCACGTCAAAATTGTGCATTGTGGAGTAAAGGCATTTTCGTGCACTTATTGCGATCGTTCCTTCGGCAAAGCGGAAACGCTCAAGCACCACGTTATGACCCATACAGGTGAAAAACCACACGAATGTAGCGTATGCGGCAAAAGATTTATCCAATCAGTAGCACTTCAAACGCACATGAAGACTCACTGGAAGCACCAACAGTAGCGAGTTCTGAATCAGCGTCAGCGATGAaataaggagtgtatcgaaaagtagtcttaaacgTCTTGAACATTTAACACGTTATTACACATAAACGGGCGAACTTTTTTTGTCGTGTTATCAGAGCACGCTTTatttacatgtcaaaaatcgaaatacaagTAATTTAATCGCGGCcataaagttgttttcgaaataTCGCGGATTGATTTGGAAACTAAAAACAATTGGTGCACCGAAAAGGGTGTTTTAaaccacaaaatagcaaaaaaaatcaaagttcgtCCAGAAAGTGTTAAACGAAACGTCGTAAAGTTCGGTAATGAGTGTTCTTTCGAGGATCTCAGCAGAAGAGGACGAAAACCCGGACCAAGTAATGCCGAATTGGACCGAAAAGTTATAAACTATGTTCAGAAGAACAGGTCTGCATCTATTCCTGATTTGGCCAAGAAGTTCAAAGCCAGTGTTGGGATGATTCAGCGGATTAAACACAGACAAAACCTATAAAAAGCAAAAGTGGTCAAATAAACACCGGAACAGCAAGAACGCGCTAAAACACGTGCTATATGAGCGTATTTCGAACAATCCCAACCAGTGCAttctcatggatgacgaaacatacTCAATTTTATATCAAATCGATTGGAGAGAATGTGTCATTAGCGGATACGACAAAAGTGCTCGTTTGGCAAGCCATTTGCACGTGTGGCATGCGATCGTCaactttttttcacaaaagggaATATAAATGCTCAAATTTATGTGGAAGAATGCTTGGAGAGATTGCTTCCACCTTATAGAAAGCACGAGGCTCCTACTCTATTTTGGGCGGATTTGGTATCGACACATTATGCCCAATCCACTTTACAATGGTTTTCGGAAAACAAAATCATGTTCGTCGAAAAAGACCTCAACTAACTTAACATTCCCCAGTTGCGACCAATTGAACGCTTctgggcaattgtcaaggccAAGTTCAAGAAGAAAGGTACAGTGTCTACAAATTTGTCAGAGTTCAAAAAGAATTGGTTTGCAGCGTCCAGAAAGTGCACAAAGACTACTGTGCAGAATTTGATGAGTGGAGTGAAAtctaaagacgcgtccacatttcgccatttcaataaaattcacctttgtaaacactttctgaacgttttcagttttattttgatgtttgaaagtttgagactacttttcgatacacttaTCGGAACGTtccatggttttttttttcgatttctccATCAATTTGAGAATATTTCATTCATCATTTTTGGCGGCATACATTAAAACAAGATCTCTCTAATACCGTCTCTTGTATGTTGTCTATACGATTTATTGTTGAATTTCAATATAGTTTTCCACTCAACACAATTATTTTAAACTCTTAACATTCAATAATCATGTTCGGAACTATATAGCGCACGAGTGCGTTTGTGTTTACAGATCTGTTCTTCAACGATAAAAAAGCGACGCATGCCGTGGAATGAATGACAGAGGGGGTTTTTAAAATACTATGTAAACATAAAACAAACAGAAGAGCGGAAGAAGTAAACGAAAACAGAAGGTTAATCGTTCTAGTCGGAAATTTGAAGGCAAGTCAGGTGGCAGGTGTCAGGTACTAGCAACATCTCAAGTATACTGCCGGATTTACAATCATTTTCAATTAGCGCGTTCTTCttcaataacgatttttattcGTCAACCAATCAGAGCAAAGCGCGAAACCATCCATAACAGTGCGAAAAAGATAGAACTCTCCATGTTTTGGCTGCGAAAATCGCCTTGCTTTGACAGGAGATACCACATACATCGGACAGGTGGAACATTATATGCTAGATGGGTGGAACGATATATCGAAATAAATGTTCAACTCTATACATATGAAACACTTCATCAAGTGAGAGCTGAGTTGTTCACCTACTGCAAGCGTATTGCTGCATAATCATAATTACTTTCACACATTTTTTGTTAACATTCGATTGAATTtgttagtttttcaattatcAATTATTTGGAATTTTATACTTGCATTCACACATCTAgcgatatgattttgttccaccaatctAGTACCACCGTGTCCATAACAAATAATGGCAGTATGATTAGAGGGATGCAGGTTTGACAGACATATTATGATAAGGTACCTTGGTGGAAGAGACGTGGCAGATGGGATAAGAGACAGAAACCGAGAAGTTGGATTAAAAGCTGCGAAATAAGACAACAGTGAAAAGACGGAAATTCACGGAGTTAAGCTCTACacatatcgatggcttggaagCAAAGTAAGTCGAAACTGATACCTAAAACTAAATTTAAACAAAGCCAGATTATACAATTAATACacaaaatagtttatttttagctGTGCTTACTGTCCGAAAGGCCAACGATTCTCATGCCTCAGGAAATCAAAACCGGAAGGCTCGTCGAAAAATGTTGATGGGTATAAAGCGAAAGTTGAATCTATATAAAACATCCATAACATCCGCGGGATCGGTTCAGTTTTCTGATGGGAGCAAACATGACTGTCCCGAGAGGGAAATTCCGTCAAAGGAAATCGGGAACAGCACCATCAACATCTCTAATGAGAAACCTATCGAATCGACCGGTTCTGATAGCTTAATTCAAGCTCTGCGGCAAGAGGTATCGTAGAGTTACAGAAAGCTTCAGGTTTGCCTTTCCCCTGGGTTTTAATTAGGAAGAAAACCTAATTGGATTTACGCTGCAATGAATATACATTAAGCTGAAATACAATAGAAACAAACTTATTCAGACAAAtttattataccgctccatgatacttgcaaagctaaTACGTTACAGTCTCACTACTATTGATGCACTGGTCAGTCCAGAAtaccttgtcataaacgtaccctggtACAGAGCGTAGCCGATTTTGggctaagggtgctcatacactgtttgaccgaagccaaatatttgactctttttgacagataaattttgtccaacgtgtactgatcaaatatattctacacaaaacacgacaagcaaatattaaattattggatgcctaaaatattttttcagtctgttcttcgaacctgtcggtatatggttaggttaccttgaatatttggcaaacaaaatagtgtttgtacaaatatcaaatcaaaccttatctgtcaaaaaatatcaaatatttgacctccgggcaaacagtgtacgggcACCTTAATGAATCATGGATCTGCTCGACATATATGTTTATTAGTACAGTAGGAAAttactatagattggtagcatttaacaaaaaaattcgttatatttactaattatttctctcagtgtatatttgtgTCGTGTTTGGAGACATTTTTTTCATGCCGTATAAAGATATGCAAACGATAAAATCTGACATCACTGCCGCTAGAACACCTCCTCAAGAGTCAAATTCAAAACTCCGAGTTTGTTTACATGTGTTGCCCAAAATTTGTAGTTAGCATTAAACATTCCGAAAGTTTGTACATAGTGTAACCAACCAGTTATAAATGAGTACCATCGTGTGTTAAATATTATTCCAGCGCTATTGTTTGTTTTAGAGTGTCGGTAATGTCATGTGTTCCCGGAGTCGCTTGTTTCAGCTTTGAACAGCCTTAGTATTATCAGCCTTCGAATGTATACATTCGTATAAATTGTACAAATAAACTAGTCGGTAGCAATGGCCTCGAAACGCTTCGGAAACTTCCAGCTGAAGGAACCCTCGGCTGCGAGTAAAAAACCTCGACTGGAATTGAACGGTAACAGCAAGCCTGCTGCAATTCCCAGCCAGCTGCAAGCGCCGACTGCTTCAACTGCGTTAAGAACACCAACAACCCTCGCCAGATCGTCGTCTTCCAAAACCGACTACTTGTGGGGTGATGAGGATGATGAGTTCATTATTTTGGCTTCGCAGGCGGTCGAAGAGGTAGAAATGATCCACCAATCTCAAACAGCAGATACCACATTTGGAAAGTTCAGTAAAGAGGTGGTTACGAGTACACAAACCACAAAGGTTTCCAACGTATCAAATGCCAGAGATTTAATGCCCCCACCTGCGGCGATTCCAAGTTCCTCTCGAGCACCTACGGTGCCCAACGAAGTAATGGATCTGCTGACAGAAGATGACGATGTGTTTACTGAGCAGTTCGACGATAATTATGACACCGTAGAGAAGCATATTGACGATTTTTTCAACAATGTTGGTGATGACTTTAATCTAGACGAGTTCCGCCAAGGTGGAAGCGGTGAGGCTCCTGAGCGCAGAGAGAATCCCACACTGTCACCGGAGAGAAAGAAGACGAATCAAACGGAGATGGATAGGAGGCCTGTGCCCTTGTATCAACCCAAGCAACCGCCTTTCGTCAACGGAATGTGTCCTGGGAAAGGAGTTTCAAAGGGACGAATTATGCCAAGTCAACAGCAACAGACCGACAAGGAGGCACTAGCAAATGCCGCTAAAAAGAAGGATCATGCAAAAGATTTGCAAGTCAAGTTTCTCACCGGTCAGCTAGAGATGGCAAGTAAGAAGACCGAAAAGCTCCAAACGGATTACAGCGAGGTGCTCGAGCGAATTCAGATTCGTGACGGAGAAGTGTCTATGTTACGATATGAGCTGAAGAATGTGAAAAATCAAAATGAGCAGCTGCGGTTGGAGAAGATGAAGGAAAATGAAACGATGAAGAAGGAGTGGGTTGAAAAAATGAAGGACCTTGAGAAGGTAATAATGGCCCAGAAGGCAGATCTTGAGTTCAAAACTATGGAGATGATGAATCTGAAAACTAAGCGATTGAACAACTCATTCCGAGTTGATAATGGCGAGGGTGTTAGCATTGAGAAGCCAGTCACCGAACAGGACTTCAAAATTCACAGCCATTGTCTCCAACGCCTTCCCAATTCTTCATGTACACAATATGAAATCGACTCCAAAATATTTGAGCTTTCTGCggaaagtatttcaaaatttaacatCAACAGCAGAATCTTCAGTTTCTCCAAAGGTGATGCGGCACTTTCCCAGCATTTGGGTCACCTTCAAGCGTGTCTCTCACAGCTGGTGTACTTGAAAGGGGCACTTCCTGTTGATACCGTTGTATTTATCGCGCAAACAGCGCATCAGGCCATCGACCAAATCAAGAAATACTCGTATCGATTGCAATTGATACGAGTTAAGGATAGTAATAATGGAGCGAAAGATGCGTACGATTTTCTCTGTAAAAACCATAAAAAGAGTCGGTTGGAGGGTGATGTTAATATTTACCAACGGGAGCCCATTTCCTACAACGAGAAAGCCATTATCCAGCGGAGATTTTTGGCAGCTCTCGGGCTTCTCTGTAGGTACCTACCTTCATTGGCGGTCAGATTAATGCGGCGGCAGGATGGGGATGACAGTTGCGTAACCATTCTCAGTAAGGCTTTGAACAAAGTTAGTTATTCGGTGAGTGCCTTTCtatcaggcgtcgtgcacaaattacgtaacgctaaaaatgcgatTTTGGACCACCTCCCCCttccctatgtaacaaaaagtaacgcaagacaaaccTCCCTCATACtcatgttacgtaacgctaatcttTACACCAAGTCAATGTCGttctttcaatttaaaaaaattagatatctgCTCAGATCGGAATCAAATGTTCTTACGAATGTTTCATATACGCAAATAGTGACATCGGAAGAATGTTCGACAAGTTCATTGAATTTTTAACAAACAGACGGAAAATTAATGCTGACATCAGTTGGGAATGGTGCTTTCAACCCATCTGGAGTTAAGCTGAGAGGAACATGGGCTGATATAAATTTATGTTGATTTACATTACTCCAGAGCAGCAATTCTTGTCGCTATATTCACTACTTGCAAAGAGCCTGGGATGTGCTCTGCTTAATCGAATTTGGAGTTTGTGAACTCAATTTATTCTGCTTTGACGGAATATTCGCCGATCGCTAGATTATTCCCCACATCAGCTAAAGATTCCCCTGCATActtaaaatgtttcgtttccagTTGAGATCCCCCATGATCATGAGGAAGTATTGAACTTACTTAATCCCGGGGAAGAGGAGCCATCCGACGTTCAATGATTGAAAGCTCTGCGTCCTGAAGCATATGTAGTAACGCGTATAGGATCgagattcaattgattaaaatcgaaaatatgtATGACCTTTTTAAAACGGGTTCTCGTCAGGTACTCCATCCATACTTTTCATGATTATTGATTTGATTATTCCTTGAAGCTGAATAATACCAAAATAGGCAGCTCGCTCACCCTTGCAAAATCGAGCCCATGAGAAAATGCGTCcaaagaacagtgccttcctgaacgaaCTGCAAAGTACATTGGACCACTGTATTGAGCTGCTTCGGCATGACCAAGTGGCCCTAGCATCCTGCGATAACAGATGGAATGAGCTTTTATTAAGTAGCCAACACAGAATCAtgatctgtgtttttggtctgaaaaaaatcttttcatctaagctttttctcaaaaaaatctgtataaggtttataagtccaatttttaaacataattttagctttagtatcatcgattagcatagaaattattgattagacgatgttgatggtaatggtatccacgtaacatatacactgtagtaaaaatacattgctttattgaggtgcAATGGAAATTTATTCAGTTACCAGGGGATGCTTGTTCACATTGGCAATGTAAATACCTTCATtataatacagggtgggccatttaaagtggaaggaattgtttttgcaatagcaaagtaaagaagtggaattttaaattttttttttgaaattcatttattttggtccaaggagatttgttctaactactttttgattatgatatctcgtaaataaccgcctctggccttgaccgcaaaatgtgcccttttttcggcattttccatcactttgcccaatgtttcggccgatatggcagcaatttc from Toxorhynchites rutilus septentrionalis strain SRP chromosome 3, ASM2978413v1, whole genome shotgun sequence encodes:
- the LOC129777672 gene encoding gastrula zinc finger protein XlCGF26.1-like; this translates as MKYCRTCGEPPGDQNQLSEDLQEYSDIFYNLTSIRLTPEEDPNGQRICKNCHSKLLEYNDFRSTCIQVHHRLTNIKKELQPEKTQNEELAEQHPFAEILKTELIENNAEVDKCDEPAEVNESVDSDHETYICEMVSASSSTSEEKSDSEDEKPRTRTKNSKHQPKSKITVYSCNLCDKKFHTEIRYQGHLRVHQGLKPALCTYCGKDFMEYRNLKLHIAQKHSSEKVKYPCDFAGCGLAFTTKRGMVVHKRRHDPNYVLQKTKQRCVCDQCGKSFFDSATLKVHSYTHTGNMPFECKICNKRMPTAQKLKEHTMRHEGIKNHVCPHCGLKKTTRYELKVHMNTHTGEKQYPCRFCAQSFNSVGNMSRHVKIVHCGVKAFSCTYCDRSFGKAETLKHHVMTHTGEKPHECSVCGKRFIQSVALQTHMKTHWKHQQ
- the LOC129777671 gene encoding ATR-interacting protein mus304 isoform X2; translation: MASKRFGNFQLKEPSAASKKPRLELNGNSKPAAIPSQLQAPTASTALRTPTTLARSSSSKTDYLWGDEDDEFIILASQAVEEVEMIHQSQTADTTFGKFSKEVVTSTQTTKVSNVSNARDLMPPPAAIPSSSRAPTVPNEVMDLLTEDDDVFTEQFDDNYDTVEKHIDDFFNNVGDDFNLDEFRQGGSGEAPERRENPTLSPERKKTNQTEMDRRPVPLYQPKQPPFVNGMCPGKGVSKGRIMPSQQQQTDKEALANAAKKKDHAKDLQVKFLTGQLEMASKKTEKLQTDYSEVLERIQIRDGEVSMLRYELKNVKNQNEQLRLEKMKENETMKKEWVEKMKDLEKVIMAQKADLEFKTMEMMNLKTKRLNNSFRVDNGEGVSIEKPVTEQDFKIHSHCLQRLPNSSCTQYEIDSKIFELSAESISKFNINSRIFSFSKGDAALSQHLGHLQACLSQLVYLKGALPVDTVVFIAQTAHQAIDQIKKYSYRLQLIRVKDSNNGAKDAYDFLCKNHKKSRLEGDVNIYQREPISYNEKAIIQRRFLAALGLLCRYLPSLAVRLMRRQDGDDSCVTILSKALNKVSYSNDLYDHFGMIAAAASLLCGLSYHVCQLEERGTQMVGFLRSIIYCRPDCALTLTHVSEALYRISSAEQSMELINHLCWRSKPECFTKSSAFKMIQFTKDSCILQIYGMLLETSVPQNRSLSEPEIVHLVANTRNTIYFLRNAMARPVRWLRQFFQRSENSSRLVSCQCHIRITNAFVVLFHKLLYCWTRSPLQIEFNTMLQITQNGVLLLFDLFQTVYRRVILQVGGHAIQCRLQATCNWLVQHQNDFRFQQAHS
- the LOC129777671 gene encoding ATR-interacting protein mus304 isoform X1: MASKRFGNFQLKEPSAASKKPRLELNGNSKPAAIPSQLQAPTASTALRTPTTLARSSSSKTDYLWGDEDDEFIILASQAVEEVEMIHQSQTADTTFGKFSKEVVTSTQTTKVSNVSNARDLMPPPAAIPSSSRAPTVPNEVMDLLTEDDDVFTEQFDDNYDTVEKHIDDFFNNVGDDFNLDEFRQGGSGEAPERRENPTLSPERKKTNQTEMDRRPVPLYQPKQPPFVNGMCPGKGVSKGRIMPSQQQQTDKEALANAAKKKDHAKDLQVKFLTGQLEMASKKTEKLQTDYSEVLERIQIRDGEVSMLRYELKNVKNQNEQLRLEKMKENETMKKEWVEKMKDLEKVIMAQKADLEFKTMEMMNLKTKRLNNSFRVDNGEGVSIEKPVTEQDFKIHSHCLQRLPNSSCTQYEIDSKIFELSAESISKFNINSRIFSFSKGDAALSQHLGHLQACLSQLVYLKGALPVDTVVFIAQTAHQAIDQIKKYSYRLQLIRVKDSNNGAKDAYDFLCKNHKKSRLEGDVNIYQREPISYNEKAIIQRRFLAALGLLCRYLPSLAVRLMRRQDGDDSCVTILSKALNKVSYSNDLYDHFGMIAAAASLLCGLSYHVCQLEERGTQMVGFLRSIIYCRPDCALTLTHVSEALYRISSAEQSMELINHLCWRSKPECFTKSSAFKMIQFTKDSCILQIYGMLLETSVPQNRSLSEPEIVHLVANTRNTIYFLRNAMARPVRWLRQFFQRSENSSRLVSCQCHIRITNAFVVLFHKLLYCWTRSPLQIEFNTMLQITQNGVLLLFDLFQTVYRRVILQVGGHAIQCRLQATCNWLVQHQNDFRFQQAHKAALRLLDLRLVMDEPLKSSDDEDRTDSDDESSDQERQKIYDDLFEGFFTSKIMLS